In Leifsonia sp. ZF2019, a genomic segment contains:
- the fusA gene encoding elongation factor G, translating into MAQDVLTDLTKVRNIGIMAHIDAGKTTTTERILFYTGVNHKIGETHDGASTTDWMEQEKERGITITSAAVTCFWNKNQINIIDTPGHVDFTVEVERSLRVLDGAVAVFDAKEGVEPQSETVWRQADKYVVPRICFVNKMDKLGADFYFTVDTIVSRLGAKPLVMQLPIGSESDFVGVVDLIEMRALVWPGDAKGDVTMGAKYEVQEIPADLQAKAEEYRAKLLETVAESDDVLLEKFFGGEEITVPEIKAAIRKLTVNNEIYPVLCGSAFKNRGVQPMLDAVIDYLPSPLDVPAIEAHDPRDEEKVILRHADATEPFSALAFKVAVHPFFGRLTYVRVYSGRVDSGAAVVNSTKGRKERIGKIFQMHANKENPVDFVTAGNIYAVIGLKDTTTGDTLCDPDNQVVLESMTFPEPVIEVAIEPKTKADQEKLGTAIQKLAEEDPTFRTEQNQETGQTVIKGMGELHLDILVDRMKREFNVEANVGKPQVAYRETLRRPVEKYDYTHKKQTGGSGQFAKVQISLEPMEVTPETSYEFVNAVTGGRVPREYIPSVDAGIQDAMQVGVLAGFPTVGVKATLVDGASHDVDSSEMAFKIAGSMAYKEAARKANPVLLEPLMAVEVRTPEEYMGDVIGDLNSRRGQIQSMEEASGVKVIRANVPLSEMFGYIGDLRSKTSGRAVYSMTFDSYAEVPKAVADEIVQKSKGE; encoded by the coding sequence GTGGCACAGGACGTGCTCACCGACCTGACAAAGGTCCGCAACATCGGCATCATGGCCCACATCGATGCCGGCAAGACCACTACGACCGAGCGCATCCTGTTCTACACGGGCGTCAACCACAAGATCGGTGAGACGCACGACGGCGCCTCGACCACCGACTGGATGGAGCAGGAGAAGGAGCGCGGCATCACCATCACGTCCGCGGCCGTCACCTGTTTCTGGAACAAGAACCAGATCAACATCATCGACACGCCGGGTCACGTCGACTTCACCGTCGAGGTGGAGCGTTCGCTCCGCGTCCTCGACGGCGCCGTCGCCGTGTTCGACGCGAAGGAGGGCGTCGAGCCCCAGTCGGAGACCGTCTGGCGTCAGGCCGACAAGTACGTCGTCCCCCGCATCTGCTTCGTCAACAAGATGGACAAGCTGGGCGCCGACTTCTACTTCACCGTCGACACCATCGTCTCCCGCCTCGGCGCGAAGCCGCTGGTGATGCAGCTCCCGATCGGCTCCGAGTCCGACTTCGTCGGCGTCGTCGACCTGATCGAGATGCGCGCGCTGGTCTGGCCGGGCGACGCCAAGGGTGATGTCACCATGGGCGCCAAGTACGAGGTCCAGGAGATCCCCGCCGACCTGCAGGCCAAGGCCGAGGAGTACCGCGCCAAGCTGCTCGAGACCGTCGCCGAGTCCGACGACGTGCTGCTCGAGAAGTTCTTCGGCGGCGAGGAGATCACCGTTCCGGAGATCAAGGCGGCCATCCGCAAGCTCACCGTGAACAACGAGATCTACCCGGTGCTCTGCGGCTCCGCGTTCAAGAACCGCGGTGTGCAGCCCATGCTCGACGCCGTGATCGACTACCTCCCGTCACCGCTCGACGTGCCCGCCATCGAGGCGCACGACCCGCGCGACGAGGAGAAGGTCATCCTCCGTCACGCCGACGCCACCGAGCCGTTCTCGGCCCTGGCGTTCAAGGTCGCGGTGCACCCGTTCTTCGGTCGTCTGACCTACGTGCGCGTGTACTCGGGCCGCGTCGACTCCGGTGCCGCGGTCGTGAACTCGACCAAGGGCCGTAAGGAGCGCATCGGCAAGATCTTCCAGATGCACGCGAACAAGGAGAACCCGGTCGACTTCGTCACCGCCGGCAACATCTACGCGGTCATCGGCCTCAAGGACACCACCACCGGCGACACCCTGTGCGACCCGGACAACCAGGTCGTCCTCGAGTCGATGACGTTCCCGGAGCCGGTCATCGAGGTCGCCATCGAGCCGAAGACCAAGGCCGACCAGGAGAAGCTGGGCACCGCGATCCAGAAGCTCGCCGAAGAGGACCCGACGTTCCGCACCGAGCAGAACCAGGAGACCGGTCAGACGGTCATCAAGGGCATGGGCGAGCTCCACCTCGACATCCTGGTCGACCGCATGAAGCGCGAGTTCAACGTCGAGGCCAACGTCGGCAAGCCGCAGGTGGCCTACCGCGAGACGCTCCGTCGCCCGGTCGAGAAGTACGACTACACCCACAAGAAGCAGACCGGTGGTTCCGGTCAGTTCGCGAAGGTGCAGATCTCCCTCGAGCCGATGGAGGTCACCCCCGAGACGTCCTACGAGTTCGTCAACGCCGTCACGGGTGGTCGCGTCCCGCGCGAGTACATCCCCTCGGTCGACGCGGGCATCCAGGACGCGATGCAGGTCGGCGTGCTCGCCGGCTTCCCGACGGTGGGCGTCAAGGCGACGCTCGTCGACGGTGCGTCGCACGACGTCGACTCCTCGGAGATGGCGTTCAAGATCGCCGGATCGATGGCCTACAAGGAGGCCGCTCGCAAGGCGAACCCCGTGCTCCTCGAGCCGCTCATGGCGGTCGAGGTGCGCACGCCCGAGGAGTACATGGGCGATGTGATCGGTGACCTCAACTCCCGTCGTGGTCAGATCCAGTCGATGGAGGAGGCGAGTGGCGTCAAGGTCATCCGCGCCAACGTCCCCCTGTCGGAGATGTTCGGCTACATCGGCGACCTGCGTTCCAAGACGTCGGGCCGCGCGGTGTACTCGATGACCTTCGACAGCTACGCGGAGGTCCCGAAGGCCGTCGCCGACGAGATCGTTCAGAAGAGCAAGGGCGAGTGA
- the rpoC gene encoding DNA-directed RNA polymerase subunit beta', translating to MLDATTFDELRIGLATADDIRRWSYGEVKKPETINYRTLKPEKDGLFGEQIFGPSRDWECSCGKYKRVRFKGIVCERCGVEVTKSSVRRERMGHIELAAPVTHIWYFKGVPSRLGYLLDMAPKDLEKVIYFAAYMVIDVDEEGRHADMPGLENELRLEIKTLSDQRDSRVAERLQRLEVDLAALEEEGAKADQKRRVKDTAEKEMGQLRKSFDEDIARLERVWESFRTLKVGDLKPEDADFNELVDRYGLYFEAYMGAESIKRRLQAFDLNAEAELLREQIATGKGQKKIRAIKRLRVVSSFLATGNSPAAMVLDVVPVIPPELRPMVQLDGGRFATSDLNDLYRRVINRNNRLRRLLDLGAPEIIVNNEKRMLQEAVDALFDNGRRGRPVTGTGNRALKSLSDMLKGKQGRFRQNLLGKRVDYSGRSVIIVGPQLKLHQCGLPKQMALELFKPFVIKRLIDLSHAQNIKAAKRMVERSRPQVWDVLEEIIRERPVLLNRAPTLHRLGIQAFEPQLVEGKAIQLHPLVCAAFNADFDGDQMAVHLPLSVEAQAEARILMLASNNILKPSDGRPVTLPSQDMIIGLHHLTTVREGAVGEGRAFSSVSEAILAKDQGSLHLNATVKIRLDNYVPSDAADTGTQPTTAIVETTLGRALFNEALPADYPYVEAVADKGMISSIVNALAERYPKVEVAAALDRIKDAGFYWGTRSGVTVALSDILTPPNKPQIVAGYEKKAAKITAEFEKGLTTDLERRQELVKLWTEATNEVAEAMRANFPADNTINRMVTSGARGNWLQVRNIAGMRGLVNNPKGEIIPRPIISSYREGLSVAEYFIATHGARKGLADTALRTADSGYLTRRLVDVSQDVIIREDDCGTTKGLDLPIATVGEDGTLTRDPNVENSVFARTLAADAVSPDGTVVAAAGDDVGDVLIDKLVAAGVQDIKVRSVLTCESAVGVCAACYGRSLATGKLVDIGEAVGIIAAQSIGEPGTQLTMRTFHTGGSASADDITQGLPRVQELFEARTPKGASPIAEAAGRIVIEETDKSRKVVLTPDNGDEPHVYPVLRRSTLLVEDGQHVELGQQLIVGTVDPKEVLRVKGVREVQKHLVGGVQGVYRSQGVPIHDKHIEVIVRQMLRKVTVVDHGDTDLLPGELVDRSRYNEINRAALQEGKKTASARQEVMGITKASLATESWLSAASFQETTRVLTQAAMEGKSDPLIGLKENVIIGKLIPAGTGLQRYRNVTVEATEEAKAERYPNRIFADDSAFSENDLSFVDFDSFSSDDYTPGTYN from the coding sequence TTGCTCGACGCAACAACTTTTGATGAGCTGCGTATCGGCCTGGCGACCGCCGACGACATCCGTCGTTGGTCCTACGGCGAGGTCAAGAAGCCGGAGACGATCAACTACCGCACGCTGAAGCCGGAGAAGGACGGTCTCTTCGGAGAGCAGATCTTCGGACCGTCGCGTGACTGGGAGTGCTCGTGCGGCAAGTACAAGCGCGTCCGCTTCAAGGGCATCGTCTGCGAGCGCTGCGGCGTGGAGGTCACCAAGTCCTCCGTCCGCCGTGAGCGCATGGGCCACATCGAGCTCGCCGCGCCGGTCACGCACATCTGGTACTTCAAGGGCGTGCCCAGCCGTCTCGGCTACCTGCTCGACATGGCGCCGAAGGACCTCGAGAAGGTCATCTACTTCGCTGCCTACATGGTGATCGACGTGGACGAGGAGGGCCGTCACGCCGACATGCCCGGCCTCGAGAACGAGCTCCGCCTCGAGATCAAGACGCTGTCGGACCAGCGCGACTCCCGCGTCGCCGAGCGTCTCCAGCGCCTCGAGGTCGACCTCGCCGCGCTCGAGGAGGAGGGTGCCAAGGCCGACCAGAAGCGTCGCGTCAAGGACACCGCCGAGAAGGAGATGGGCCAGCTCCGCAAGTCCTTCGACGAGGACATCGCCCGTCTCGAGCGCGTGTGGGAGTCGTTCCGCACCCTCAAGGTCGGCGACCTCAAGCCCGAGGACGCGGACTTCAACGAGCTCGTCGACCGCTACGGTCTGTACTTCGAGGCCTACATGGGCGCCGAGTCGATCAAGCGCCGTCTGCAGGCCTTCGACCTGAACGCCGAGGCCGAGCTGCTCCGCGAGCAGATCGCCACGGGCAAGGGCCAGAAGAAGATCCGCGCGATCAAGCGTCTGCGCGTCGTCTCGTCGTTCCTCGCGACCGGCAACTCGCCGGCCGCGATGGTCCTCGACGTCGTCCCGGTCATCCCGCCGGAGCTGCGCCCGATGGTGCAGCTCGACGGTGGCCGCTTCGCGACCAGCGACCTGAACGACCTGTACCGCCGCGTGATCAACCGCAACAACCGTCTGCGCCGCCTGCTCGACCTCGGGGCCCCCGAGATCATCGTGAACAACGAGAAGCGCATGCTGCAGGAGGCCGTCGACGCCCTGTTCGACAACGGCCGCCGCGGACGCCCCGTGACGGGTACCGGCAACCGCGCCCTCAAGTCCCTCAGCGACATGCTGAAGGGCAAGCAGGGACGCTTCCGCCAGAACCTGCTCGGAAAGCGCGTCGACTACTCGGGCCGTTCGGTCATCATCGTCGGCCCGCAGCTCAAGCTGCACCAGTGCGGTCTGCCGAAGCAGATGGCGCTGGAGCTGTTCAAGCCGTTCGTGATCAAGCGCCTGATCGACCTGAGCCACGCTCAGAACATCAAGGCCGCCAAGCGCATGGTGGAGCGTTCGCGCCCACAGGTGTGGGACGTGCTCGAGGAGATCATCCGCGAGCGCCCCGTGCTCCTGAACCGCGCGCCCACGCTGCACCGTCTCGGCATCCAGGCGTTCGAGCCCCAGCTCGTCGAGGGCAAGGCCATCCAGCTGCACCCGCTCGTCTGCGCCGCGTTCAACGCGGACTTCGACGGCGACCAGATGGCCGTGCACCTGCCGCTGTCGGTCGAGGCCCAGGCCGAGGCCCGCATCCTGATGCTCGCCTCGAACAACATCCTGAAGCCGTCCGACGGCCGCCCGGTCACCCTGCCCTCGCAGGACATGATCATCGGTCTGCACCACCTCACCACCGTCCGCGAGGGCGCCGTGGGCGAGGGCCGTGCGTTCTCCTCCGTCTCGGAGGCGATCCTCGCCAAGGACCAGGGCTCGCTGCACCTGAATGCGACCGTCAAGATCCGTCTCGACAACTACGTGCCGTCCGACGCGGCGGACACCGGAACGCAGCCGACCACCGCGATCGTGGAGACCACGCTGGGCCGCGCCCTCTTCAACGAGGCGCTCCCGGCCGATTACCCCTACGTGGAGGCCGTCGCCGACAAGGGCATGATCTCGTCGATCGTGAACGCCCTTGCCGAGCGGTACCCGAAGGTGGAGGTCGCCGCGGCGCTCGACCGGATCAAGGACGCCGGCTTCTACTGGGGCACCCGTTCCGGTGTGACCGTCGCGCTGAGCGACATCCTCACGCCGCCGAACAAGCCGCAGATCGTCGCGGGCTACGAGAAGAAGGCCGCCAAGATCACGGCGGAGTTCGAGAAGGGTCTCACGACCGACCTCGAGCGTCGTCAGGAGCTGGTGAAGCTCTGGACGGAGGCGACCAACGAGGTCGCCGAGGCCATGCGCGCCAACTTCCCGGCCGACAACACCATCAACCGCATGGTCACCTCGGGCGCCCGTGGTAACTGGCTGCAGGTGCGCAACATCGCCGGTATGCGTGGTCTGGTGAACAACCCGAAGGGTGAGATCATCCCCCGTCCGATCATCTCCTCGTACCGCGAGGGTCTGTCGGTGGCGGAGTACTTCATCGCGACGCACGGTGCCCGCAAGGGTCTGGCCGACACGGCTCTCCGTACGGCGGACTCGGGCTACCTGACCCGTCGTCTGGTGGACGTCTCGCAGGATGTCATCATCCGTGAGGACGACTGCGGCACGACCAAGGGCCTCGACCTCCCGATCGCGACGGTCGGCGAGGACGGCACCCTCACCCGTGACCCGAACGTGGAGAACTCGGTGTTCGCCCGGACGCTGGCCGCCGACGCGGTCTCGCCCGACGGCACCGTGGTCGCCGCCGCCGGTGACGACGTGGGCGACGTGCTCATCGACAAGCTGGTCGCTGCCGGTGTCCAGGACATCAAGGTGCGCTCCGTGCTCACCTGCGAGTCCGCGGTCGGCGTCTGCGCCGCCTGCTATGGCCGTTCGCTCGCGACCGGCAAGCTGGTGGACATCGGCGAGGCCGTCGGCATCATCGCGGCCCAGTCGATCGGTGAGCCCGGCACGCAGCTGACCATGCGTACCTTCCACACCGGTGGTTCGGCCTCCGCGGACGACATCACCCAGGGTCTGCCGCGTGTCCAGGAGCTGTTCGAGGCCCGTACCCCCAAGGGTGCGTCCCCGATCGCCGAGGCCGCCGGCCGTATCGTCATCGAGGAGACGGACAAGTCCCGCAAGGTCGTCCTGACCCCCGACAACGGCGACGAGCCGCACGTCTACCCGGTGCTGCGCCGTTCGACCCTCCTGGTGGAGGACGGACAGCACGTCGAGCTCGGCCAGCAGCTGATCGTCGGCACCGTCGACCCGAAGGAGGTCCTCCGGGTCAAGGGTGTCCGCGAGGTGCAGAAGCACCTCGTCGGTGGCGTGCAGGGCGTCTACCGCTCGCAGGGTGTGCCGATCCACGACAAGCACATCGAGGTCATCGTCCGCCAGATGCTCCGCAAGGTCACCGTCGTCGACCACGGCGACACCGACCTGCTCCCGGGTGAGCTCGTCGACCGCTCGCGGTACAACGAGATCAACCGCGCGGCGCTGCAGGAGGGCAAGAAGACGGCCTCGGCGCGTCAGGAGGTCATGGGTATCACCAAGGCGTCGCTGGCGACCGAGTCGTGGCTGTCGGCCGCATCCTTCCAGGAGACCACCCGCGTCCTGACGCAGGCGGCCATGGAGGGCAAGTCCGACCCGCTGATCGGCCTCAAGGAGAACGTCATCATCGGTAAGCTCATCCCGGCCGGCACCGGCCTGCAGCGCTACCGGAACGTCACCGTCGAGGCGACGGAGGAGGCCAAGGCCGAGCGGTACCCCAACCGCATCTTCGCCGACGACTCCGCCTTCAGCGAGAACGACCTGAGCTTCGTCGACTTCGACAGCTTCAGCTCGGACGACTACACCCCCGGCACCTACAACTAA
- the rpsL gene encoding 30S ribosomal protein S12: MPTIQQLVRKGRTPKVTKTKAPALKANPQQRGVCTRVYTTTPKKPNSALRKVARVKLSNGTEVTAYIPGEGHNLQEHSMVLVRGGRVKDLPGVRYKIVRGALDTQAVKNRKQARSRYGAKMEKK; the protein is encoded by the coding sequence GTGCCTACCATTCAGCAGTTGGTGCGGAAGGGTCGGACGCCGAAGGTCACCAAGACCAAGGCCCCCGCCCTGAAGGCCAACCCCCAGCAGCGCGGCGTCTGCACCCGCGTCTACACCACCACCCCGAAGAAGCCGAACTCCGCGCTCCGCAAGGTCGCCCGTGTGAAGCTCTCCAACGGCACCGAGGTCACCGCCTACATCCCCGGTGAGGGCCACAACCTGCAGGAGCACTCGATGGTGCTCGTCCGCGGCGGTCGCGTGAAGGACCTCCCTGGCGTCCGCTACAAGATCGTCCGCGGCGCCCTGGACACCCAGGCCGTCAAGAACCGCAAGCAGGCTCGCAGCCGCTACGGCGCGAAGATGGAGAAGAAGTAA
- the rpsG gene encoding 30S ribosomal protein S7, whose protein sequence is MPRKGPAPKRPVVADPVYGSPVVSQLVNKILLDGKKGLAERIVYDALEGVSSKSGNDAVTTLKKALDNIRPTLEVRSRRVGGSTYQVPVEVKPHRANTLALRWLTSYAKGRREKTMTERLTNEILDASNGLGAAVKRREDTHKMAESNKAFAHYRW, encoded by the coding sequence ATGCCTCGCAAGGGTCCCGCTCCGAAGCGCCCCGTCGTCGCCGACCCGGTCTACGGCTCGCCTGTCGTCAGCCAGCTCGTCAACAAGATCCTCCTCGACGGCAAGAAGGGCCTCGCCGAGCGCATCGTCTACGACGCGCTCGAGGGCGTCTCCTCCAAGTCGGGCAACGACGCGGTCACCACGCTCAAGAAGGCGCTCGACAACATCCGCCCGACCCTCGAGGTCCGCAGCCGCCGCGTCGGCGGCTCGACCTACCAGGTGCCGGTCGAGGTCAAGCCGCACCGCGCGAACACTCTCGCGCTCCGCTGGCTCACGAGCTACGCCAAGGGTCGTCGCGAGAAGACGATGACCGAGCGTCTCACCAACGAGATCCTGGACGCCTCGAACGGCCTCGGCGCCGCCGTGAAGCGTCGCGAGGACACCCACAAGATGGCCGAGTCGAACAAGGCCTTCGCGCACTACCGCTGGTAA
- the rpoB gene encoding DNA-directed RNA polymerase subunit beta has product MAAARNATNTDKTPKNGRAASRLSFAKITDTLTVPDLLALQTESFDWLVGNDAWKARVAEAEAQGRQDLPGSTGLEEIFEEISPIEDLGETMQLSFTNPFLEEKKYSIDECKEKGKTYAAPLYVEAEFMNHLTGEIKTQTVFMGDFPLMTERGTFIINGTERVVVSQLVRSPGVYFESTADKTSDKDIYSARIIPSRGAWLEFEIDKRDQVGVRIDRKRKQSVTVFLKALGLTSEEILSEFAGFQSIELTLEKDAILTKEEALKDIYRKLRPGEQVAAEAARALLDNFYFNPKRYDLAKVGRYKINRKLGLEAPLTDSVLTVQDIIATIKYLVSLHDGQTTFTGLRNGEPAEIRLDVDDIDHFGNRRIRAVGELIQNQVRTGLSRMERVVRERMTTQDIEAITPQTLINVRPVVAAIKEFFGTSQLSQFMDQNNPLAGLTHKRRLSALGPGGLSRERAGVEVRDVHPSHYGRMCPIETPEGPNIGLIGSLASFARINSFGFIETPYRKVVDGRVTEQIDYLTASEEDDFVVAQANAPLDSNGHFTEERVLARQKGGEVDLVPADEIGYMDVSPRQMVSVGTSLIPFLEHDDANRALMGANMQRQAVPLLRSESPVVGTGMEGFAAIDAGDVVTAEKAGVVSEVSADAVTVQADDGTVKTYYLRKFDRSNQGTSYNHRVVVDEGDRIEVGEVVADGPATENGELALGKNLLIAFMPWEGHNFEDAIILSQNLVKDDTLSSIHIEEYEVDARDTKLGKEEITRDLPNVSPDLLADLDERGIIRIGAEVRPGDILVGKVTPKGETELSAEERLLRAIFNEKSREVRDTSLKVPHGEEGTIIGVKVFDAQDGDDELGSGVNQRVVVYIAQKRKITAGDKLAGRHGNKGVISKILPVEDMPFLADGTPVDVILNPLGVPGRMNFGQVLEIHLGWIAQNGWEVKGKPKWAADLPEAAFSAAPGTKVATPVFDGAKEEEIAGLLDSTLPTRDGDRLIGSSGKTQLFDGRSGEPYPDPISVGYMYILKLHHLVDDKIHARSTGPYSMITQQPLGGKAQFGGQRFGEMEVWALEAYGAAYALQELLTIKSDDILGRVKVYEAIVKGENIQEPGIPESFKVLIKEMQSLCLNVEVLSADGQQVSLRDADDEAFRAAEELGINISSRFESSSIDEI; this is encoded by the coding sequence TTGGCTGCTGCGCGCAACGCAACCAACACCGACAAGACACCCAAGAACGGACGAGCCGCATCTCGTCTCTCGTTCGCCAAGATCACGGACACCCTGACCGTTCCCGATCTGCTCGCACTGCAGACCGAGAGCTTCGACTGGCTGGTCGGAAACGACGCGTGGAAGGCCCGCGTCGCCGAAGCCGAGGCCCAGGGTCGCCAGGATCTGCCCGGGAGCACCGGCCTCGAGGAGATCTTCGAGGAGATCTCCCCCATCGAGGACCTCGGCGAGACCATGCAGCTCTCGTTCACGAACCCCTTCCTCGAAGAGAAGAAGTACTCGATCGACGAGTGCAAGGAGAAGGGCAAGACCTACGCGGCCCCGCTCTACGTCGAGGCCGAGTTCATGAACCACCTCACCGGTGAGATCAAGACGCAGACGGTCTTCATGGGCGACTTCCCGCTCATGACGGAGCGAGGCACCTTCATCATCAACGGCACCGAGCGTGTCGTCGTCTCGCAGCTCGTCCGCTCGCCGGGCGTCTACTTCGAGTCGACCGCCGACAAGACCTCGGACAAGGACATCTACTCGGCGCGCATCATCCCGAGCCGCGGAGCCTGGCTCGAGTTCGAGATCGACAAGCGCGACCAGGTGGGCGTGCGCATCGACCGCAAGCGCAAGCAGTCCGTCACCGTCTTCCTCAAGGCGCTCGGCCTGACCAGCGAGGAGATCCTCTCCGAGTTCGCGGGCTTCCAGTCGATCGAGCTGACCCTCGAGAAGGACGCCATCCTCACGAAGGAGGAGGCGCTCAAGGACATCTACCGCAAGCTGCGTCCGGGCGAGCAGGTCGCCGCCGAGGCCGCGCGTGCGCTCCTCGACAACTTCTACTTCAACCCGAAGCGCTACGACCTCGCCAAGGTCGGCCGCTACAAGATCAACCGCAAGCTCGGCCTCGAGGCCCCGCTCACGGACTCGGTGCTGACCGTCCAGGACATCATCGCGACGATCAAGTACCTGGTCTCCCTGCACGACGGCCAGACCACGTTCACGGGTCTCCGCAACGGAGAGCCGGCCGAGATCCGCCTGGACGTCGACGACATCGACCACTTCGGCAACCGTCGCATCCGCGCCGTCGGCGAGCTCATCCAGAACCAGGTCCGCACCGGTCTCTCCCGCATGGAGCGCGTCGTCCGCGAGCGCATGACCACGCAGGACATCGAGGCGATCACCCCGCAGACCCTGATCAACGTGCGCCCCGTCGTCGCCGCGATCAAGGAGTTCTTCGGAACGAGCCAGCTGTCGCAGTTCATGGACCAGAACAACCCGCTCGCGGGTCTGACGCACAAGCGCCGCCTCTCGGCCCTCGGCCCCGGCGGTCTGAGCCGCGAGCGCGCCGGCGTCGAGGTCCGCGACGTCCACCCGTCGCACTACGGCCGCATGTGCCCGATCGAGACCCCGGAAGGCCCGAACATCGGCCTGATCGGCTCGCTCGCGTCGTTCGCGCGCATCAACTCGTTCGGCTTCATCGAGACGCCGTACCGCAAGGTCGTCGATGGCCGGGTCACCGAGCAGATCGACTACCTGACCGCCTCCGAGGAGGACGACTTCGTCGTCGCGCAGGCCAACGCCCCGCTCGACTCGAACGGCCACTTCACCGAGGAGCGCGTCCTCGCCCGGCAGAAGGGCGGCGAGGTCGACCTCGTCCCCGCCGACGAGATCGGCTACATGGACGTCTCCCCGCGCCAGATGGTGTCGGTGGGTACCTCCCTGATCCCCTTCCTCGAGCACGACGACGCCAACCGAGCCCTCATGGGTGCGAACATGCAGCGCCAGGCGGTGCCGCTGCTCCGCTCGGAGAGCCCGGTCGTCGGAACCGGCATGGAGGGCTTCGCGGCCATCGACGCCGGTGACGTCGTCACCGCCGAGAAGGCCGGTGTGGTCAGCGAGGTCTCGGCCGACGCGGTCACCGTCCAGGCGGACGACGGCACGGTCAAGACCTACTACCTGCGCAAGTTCGACCGCTCCAACCAGGGCACGTCGTACAACCACCGCGTGGTCGTGGACGAGGGCGACCGCATCGAGGTCGGAGAGGTCGTCGCCGACGGCCCCGCCACCGAGAACGGCGAGCTCGCGCTCGGCAAGAACCTGCTCATCGCGTTCATGCCCTGGGAGGGTCACAACTTCGAGGACGCGATCATCCTCAGCCAGAACCTGGTGAAGGACGACACCCTCTCCTCGATCCACATCGAGGAGTACGAGGTCGACGCCCGCGACACCAAGCTCGGCAAGGAGGAGATCACCCGCGACCTCCCGAACGTCAGCCCGGACCTCCTGGCCGACCTCGACGAGCGCGGCATCATCCGCATCGGCGCCGAGGTTCGCCCCGGCGACATCCTCGTCGGCAAGGTCACCCCGAAGGGCGAGACCGAGCTCTCGGCCGAGGAACGCCTGCTCCGCGCGATCTTCAACGAGAAGAGCCGCGAGGTGCGCGACACCTCCCTCAAGGTGCCCCACGGCGAGGAGGGCACCATCATCGGTGTCAAGGTCTTCGACGCGCAGGACGGCGACGACGAGCTCGGCTCGGGCGTCAACCAGCGCGTGGTGGTCTACATCGCCCAGAAGCGCAAGATCACCGCGGGCGACAAGCTCGCCGGTCGTCACGGCAACAAGGGCGTCATCTCGAAGATCCTGCCGGTCGAGGACATGCCGTTCCTCGCGGACGGCACCCCGGTCGACGTGATCCTCAACCCGCTGGGTGTGCCCGGTCGAATGAACTTCGGCCAGGTGCTCGAGATCCACCTCGGCTGGATCGCCCAGAACGGCTGGGAGGTCAAGGGCAAGCCCAAGTGGGCCGCCGACCTGCCCGAGGCCGCGTTCAGCGCGGCCCCCGGCACCAAGGTCGCGACCCCGGTGTTCGACGGCGCGAAGGAGGAGGAGATCGCCGGTCTGCTCGACTCGACGCTCCCCACCCGCGACGGCGACCGCCTCATCGGCTCGTCCGGCAAGACGCAGCTCTTCGACGGCCGCTCCGGCGAGCCGTACCCGGACCCGATCTCGGTCGGCTACATGTACATCCTGAAGCTGCACCACCTCGTCGACGACAAGATCCACGCCCGTTCGACCGGCCCGTACTCGATGATCACCCAGCAGCCGCTCGGTGGTAAGGCGCAGTTCGGTGGACAGCGTTTCGGTGAGATGGAGGTGTGGGCCCTCGAGGCCTACGGCGCCGCATACGCGCTGCAGGAGCTCCTGACCATCAAGTCGGACGACATCCTCGGCCGCGTGAAGGTCTACGAGGCCATCGTCAAGGGTGAGAACATCCAGGAGCCGGGCATCCCGGAGTCCTTCAAGGTGCTCATCAAGGAGATGCAGTCGCTCTGCCTGAACGTCGAGGTCCTCTCGGCCGACGGCCAGCAGGTCAGCCTGCGCGACGCGGACGACGAGGCCTTCCGCGCTGCGGAAGAGCTCGGCATCAACATCTCCTCCCGCTTCGAGTCCTCGTCGATCGACGAGATCTGA